In Desulfonatronum sp. SC1, one DNA window encodes the following:
- a CDS encoding nuclease-related domain-containing protein — MFTLAYQFTPILILFVSFAVLLGFLIAHRKLTEIRWKRSPFTKDFLRGPGFSEFKRIELINIDVTQWLFVLLFLPIFLYSILFVHIHHPDRFFQDNLIFYLPFALFYGFGLYRMNFHINQRRNARLGFEGEMAVGQELNQLLANGYNVFHDYPAGKFNIDHVLVGPAGVFAVETKARSKPTTGDGKADAKVFYDGKQLKFPCWIESEPIQQAKRQAA, encoded by the coding sequence ATGTTCACACTTGCCTATCAATTCACTCCCATCTTGATCCTCTTCGTCTCGTTTGCTGTTCTTCTCGGATTTTTGATTGCCCACCGAAAACTTACGGAGATAAGGTGGAAACGGTCACCATTTACCAAGGATTTTTTGCGCGGACCAGGTTTTTCCGAATTCAAACGCATCGAACTGATAAATATTGATGTAACGCAATGGCTGTTCGTTCTTTTATTTTTACCGATTTTTCTCTATTCAATCCTCTTCGTGCATATCCACCATCCGGATCGATTTTTCCAGGACAATCTCATTTTCTACCTTCCGTTTGCCCTGTTCTACGGATTCGGGTTGTACAGGATGAATTTCCATATCAATCAACGACGCAATGCCCGGCTTGGTTTCGAAGGCGAGATGGCCGTGGGCCAGGAACTGAACCAGCTTTTAGCCAACGGTTATAATGTCTTTCACGATTATCCCGCTGGCAAATTCAATATCGATCACGTGCTTGTCGGTCCCGCCGGAGTCTTTGCCGTGGAGACCAAAGCCAGATCCAAGCCCACAACAGGAGACGGGAAGGCTGACGCCAAAGTGTTTTATGACGGCAAACAACTCAAATTTCCCTGCTGGATCGAGAGCGAACCAATCCAGCAGGCCAAGCGCCAGGCAGCATAG
- a CDS encoding Fic family protein, with translation MHKDIQRAIFIAKKLFAELVYDVQALEGMPFTMPEVQTYLQGITVGGHKVADEEKLKQQALGWKRLISLVEEDAFQVSKPVACVLQSIIAKDEALEVGQFRSGRVGISGTDYQPPDPESLDDYFQTMIQSLDQYTDLRDQAYVLHLLFARNQFFFDGNKRTGLLMMNGLLLSKARPPLSIPAKRLHEYNVGMIRYFDTGDPSEMLAFLRQCHDRMHERFGL, from the coding sequence ATGCACAAAGACATCCAACGCGCCATATTCATTGCGAAAAAACTGTTCGCCGAGCTGGTCTACGACGTGCAAGCCCTCGAGGGCATGCCCTTTACCATGCCGGAGGTCCAAACCTACCTGCAGGGCATAACAGTGGGCGGGCACAAGGTGGCAGACGAGGAAAAGCTGAAGCAGCAGGCCCTGGGCTGGAAAAGACTGATTTCCCTGGTGGAGGAGGACGCCTTTCAGGTCAGCAAGCCGGTTGCCTGCGTGTTGCAGTCAATTATCGCCAAGGATGAAGCCCTGGAGGTCGGGCAATTCCGCTCCGGTCGCGTCGGCATTTCCGGAACGGACTATCAACCGCCGGACCCGGAAAGCCTGGACGACTATTTTCAGACCATGATTCAGAGCCTGGATCAATACACAGACCTGCGCGATCAGGCCTATGTCCTGCACCTGTTGTTCGCCCGCAACCAGTTCTTTTTTGACGGCAACAAACGGACCGGCCTTTTGATGATGAACGGGCTGCTGCTGAGCAAGGCCCGTCCCCCTCTGTCCATCCCGGCCAAGCGCTTGCATGAATACAACGTGGGCATGATCCGCTATTTCGACACCGGTGACCCATCGGAAATGCTCGCCTTTTTGCGGCAGTGCCACGACAGGATGCATGAACGCTTCGGACTGTAG
- a CDS encoding ATP-dependent Clp protease proteolytic subunit: MYPFPPVSLHDVTCFSQNTASSQGLVPLFTPHDCRIIYSGQVDAYSMKSLIETINLAFGYYQYNQITIDIESPGGEIRALHYLMGQFDFWRAQGRRIATRASISASSAAAAILALGDQGERSVERSTTVLYHFARIFQTNSVLTAEKATDMAQKMNREDERMIDQLLTHIVGPLDDLEAADWHGLAMVRLDWAKSFLARKNDRTHFYFPEAQVRLKSLGKLLTAKGKITLRERVQGYLKNIFLKDEPIDLLEAWCLNLIDEIRDVTPMLVPPKVFQEIGLQPENKGRKALVAGL, translated from the coding sequence ATGTACCCATTCCCGCCTGTTTCTCTTCACGACGTGACATGTTTTTCTCAGAACACCGCATCCAGCCAGGGGCTGGTTCCGTTGTTCACGCCCCACGACTGCCGGATCATCTACAGTGGACAAGTGGATGCCTATAGCATGAAGTCGCTGATCGAAACCATCAACCTGGCCTTTGGATATTATCAATACAACCAGATCACCATTGATATTGAGTCGCCAGGTGGGGAAATCCGCGCACTGCATTACCTTATGGGGCAGTTTGACTTCTGGCGAGCCCAGGGGCGGCGCATCGCGACCCGGGCTTCGATTTCAGCCTCCAGCGCGGCCGCGGCAATCCTGGCCCTGGGGGATCAGGGGGAGCGCAGCGTGGAACGGAGCACCACGGTGCTCTATCATTTCGCACGAATCTTTCAGACCAATTCAGTGCTCACAGCGGAAAAGGCCACCGACATGGCGCAAAAGATGAACCGTGAAGACGAGCGAATGATTGATCAATTACTGACGCACATCGTTGGCCCGCTTGACGATCTTGAAGCCGCTGACTGGCACGGGTTGGCCATGGTCCGTCTGGACTGGGCCAAATCCTTTCTGGCCCGGAAAAACGACAGAACCCATTTCTATTTTCCCGAGGCCCAGGTCCGTTTGAAATCCTTGGGCAAGCTGCTGACCGCCAAGGGAAAAATAACGCTCCGCGAACGGGTGCAGGGGTATTTGAAAAACATTTTTCTCAAGGACGAGCCCATTGATTTACTTGAAGCCTGGTGCCTGAACCTGATTGATGAGATCCGGGACGTGACTCCGATGCTCGTGCCGCCCAAGGTGTTCCAGGAAATCGGTCTGCAACCGGAAAATAAGGGGCGCAAGGCACTGGTTGCTGGGCTGTAG
- a CDS encoding TraM recognition domain-containing protein, protein MASLQTAMLVIDPKDELLEHVVGKLHQRGEEHRLVTLSELSRLYFFEGQSNLPLTDRLNKLFKLKLLYSDARAGDNTIWVELAKSFILELLQAEQAYRKAMKGQSLMNDIIKKTTILRHEKQGIIHGPFFGKIKAIVDHARLTTKKLKEVQVAVEGLLKMAEIPFSMLHTFASYTATDDLIQQFNHVAATATPFLAEVSNKELTRLVEFSPFAFGGPDMLSVRTVVEEGKVLVVSLGPVATQTADVLGRSVKNKFFQLVQCRSNKQRPVAYICDEFQRFVTADPDSGEQSFLDRCRAHRVSCILATQSLASIKYALHGIPGADAAIDVMLNNTANKIYFRNTDVDTAKTMHALFPEPPIGDKSVTRVRPPSTLHPGEAYYLLSNGEWGRRQLPLFV, encoded by the coding sequence ATGGCTAGTCTGCAAACCGCGATGTTGGTCATCGATCCGAAGGATGAACTGCTGGAACACGTTGTCGGAAAATTACATCAAAGGGGGGAGGAGCACCGACTTGTGACGCTTTCGGAGCTGAGCCGCCTGTATTTTTTCGAGGGCCAAAGCAATCTGCCCCTGACCGACCGCTTGAACAAGCTGTTCAAGCTCAAGCTACTTTATTCCGATGCCCGGGCAGGTGACAACACCATCTGGGTGGAACTGGCCAAAAGTTTCATTCTGGAACTGCTTCAGGCCGAGCAGGCCTACCGCAAGGCCATGAAAGGCCAAAGCCTGATGAACGACATCATCAAAAAAACCACCATTTTGCGGCATGAGAAACAGGGGATCATCCATGGCCCCTTTTTCGGAAAGATCAAGGCCATCGTCGATCATGCGCGGCTGACGACGAAAAAACTGAAAGAGGTTCAGGTGGCTGTGGAGGGGTTGCTCAAGATGGCGGAGATTCCCTTCAGCATGCTGCATACCTTTGCCAGCTACACCGCCACCGATGATCTTATCCAGCAGTTCAATCATGTGGCGGCCACGGCCACGCCGTTTCTGGCGGAAGTGTCCAACAAGGAGCTGACCCGGCTTGTGGAGTTTTCTCCGTTTGCCTTTGGTGGGCCGGACATGCTTTCCGTGCGTACGGTGGTGGAAGAGGGCAAGGTGCTGGTGGTTTCCTTAGGCCCCGTGGCCACCCAGACCGCGGACGTTCTGGGCCGGTCAGTGAAGAACAAATTTTTCCAACTGGTCCAGTGCCGTTCCAACAAACAGAGGCCCGTGGCCTATATCTGCGACGAGTTTCAGCGTTTCGTCACCGCGGACCCGGATTCCGGAGAACAGTCCTTTCTGGACCGGTGCAGGGCGCATCGCGTTTCCTGTATTCTGGCGACCCAGTCCCTGGCCTCCATCAAATATGCCCTGCATGGGATACCCGGAGCGGATGCGGCCATTGACGTGATGCTGAACAACACAGCCAACAAGATCTATTTCCGCAACACGGACGTGGACACAGCGAAGACCATGCACGCCCTTTTCCCTGAGCCGCCCATCGGCGACAAGTCGGTCACCCGGGTCCGTCCGCCTTCCACCTTGCACCCTGGGGAGGCCTACTATCTACTGTCCAATGGCGAATGGGGCCGTCGTCAGCTCCCGTTATTCGTGTAA
- a CDS encoding metallophosphoesterase, which translates to MRTLLVADPHGDYSQILAHGPRAKRIIIAGDLEPPDDLRTILGPLADKTWYILGNHDAEKPEQLARLESMSERCLHRKVVRIGDLRVAGLNGVFNGKILNASGVDRIEDMEDLSVCIPTREAWLQKRRLGMEHVTAIFKEDLEAMAEMEADVLILHEAPECHPNGFQMLGDLARYMGVRLVLHGHHHEHYEGWIEGGIKVLGLGTPGGIDPATYLDEGLEWLEDVYPFPSG; encoded by the coding sequence GTGCGCACATTGCTCGTTGCCGATCCGCATGGGGATTATTCTCAGATTCTCGCCCACGGTCCAAGAGCCAAAAGGATCATTATTGCGGGCGACCTGGAGCCGCCGGATGACCTGCGGACGATCCTCGGGCCGTTGGCGGACAAAACCTGGTACATTCTGGGCAACCATGACGCGGAAAAACCGGAGCAGCTCGCCAGGCTGGAATCCATGAGCGAGCGCTGCCTGCACCGCAAGGTGGTCCGGATCGGCGATCTGCGGGTGGCCGGGCTGAACGGCGTGTTCAACGGCAAAATTTTGAACGCTTCGGGCGTGGACCGGATTGAGGATATGGAGGATTTGAGCGTATGCATCCCCACTCGCGAGGCATGGCTTCAAAAACGCAGGCTTGGCATGGAACACGTCACCGCTATCTTCAAGGAAGACTTGGAGGCCATGGCCGAGATGGAGGCGGACGTCCTGATTCTGCACGAGGCACCGGAATGTCATCCCAATGGCTTCCAGATGCTCGGCGATCTGGCCCGGTACATGGGTGTGCGGCTGGTGCTCCATGGCCATCACCATGAGCACTACGAAGGATGGATTGAAGGAGGCATCAAGGTTTTAGGGCTGGGGACGCCGGGGGGCATCGACCCGGCGACGTATCTGGACGAGGGACTGGAATGGCTGGAGGATGTCTATCCATTCCCGTCCGGGTAG
- a CDS encoding restriction endonuclease subunit S: MNLAPELIESGSENEAREGIEMAQLGDSSVLGDLVKIRTGIQSGGSAKKRRDTAKECDARVIKVRDVTSEHTIDYERLTTISTDADLAEKHWLKSGQVLFFGRMGQRYTVLIEGDVPQGVLVDKFFFVITIRNREQVRPDYLAWFLNSGPAQKFFKANESGSPHGFISKATLDKLPIDLPGLDIQERIGAVWSRWKRKKQAVLEALDSEGQLIAAKLDQAAWSGIHEQ; this comes from the coding sequence TTGAATCTGGCCCCTGAACTCATTGAAAGTGGCAGCGAGAACGAGGCGAGAGAGGGTATCGAGATGGCCCAGTTAGGCGATTCGAGCGTGTTGGGAGATCTGGTGAAAATTCGCACCGGGATCCAATCCGGCGGCAGTGCGAAAAAACGCCGGGACACCGCCAAGGAGTGCGATGCCCGAGTGATTAAGGTCAGGGACGTGACCTCGGAGCACACCATAGACTATGAGCGGCTGACCACGATCAGCACGGACGCCGATCTCGCGGAAAAACATTGGTTGAAGAGCGGCCAGGTGCTTTTTTTCGGGCGGATGGGGCAACGCTACACGGTGCTCATTGAAGGGGACGTGCCCCAGGGCGTCCTGGTGGACAAATTTTTTTTCGTCATCACCATCAGGAACAGGGAACAAGTGCGCCCCGACTACCTGGCCTGGTTCCTCAACTCAGGACCGGCTCAAAAGTTTTTCAAGGCTAATGAGTCCGGCTCCCCACATGGGTTCATTTCCAAGGCGACGCTGGATAAATTGCCCATCGACCTGCCAGGCCTGGACATCCAGGAGCGCATCGGCGCGGTATGGTCGCGCTGGAAAAGAAAAAAGCAAGCCGTGCTGGAGGCATTGGACAGTGAAGGCCAGCTGATTGCAGCCAAATTGGATCAGGCTGCGTGGAGCGGAATCCATGAGCAATGA
- a CDS encoding class I SAM-dependent DNA methyltransferase: MSNDFDVLYRIEKLAQRDLGWDKGVLTPFLALWRIMSQDLGEGQGEYGFDAYPRRGNLAQVLGNFEQNHAHRLRNVFSDFLALHRRTRDIRLNESWGTIHAELRDNTRKDVFRGYRAAGDYAETLSRILPITPYPLCEMIAEMLEPGPRARVLDLGCGSGMGLLAFLERRPELQDPVGWEISPELANLAACNLLLFGHAQADIKVTDVLATPLTEALPNTAKFDHVICHPPTGYKTFRKADVRKYLRGTFAETLIERGYQELLFAACAVHHMHPTTGKAALFLPAGFLVSQAGLNLRRHVVDSNILDAVMLLPSSMTPMLASRQALVILNRQRTHEAVLLFDPGEEDVPAKQMIQDYRRLASGHVSSQSRLVGLEDVKSRNYNLNPLAYADQGQSAHDKKNNLDELERAYLTRKEAAERAEKALQEALEKLAPSGL; encoded by the coding sequence ATGAGCAATGACTTTGACGTGCTGTACCGCATCGAAAAGCTGGCCCAACGCGACCTGGGCTGGGACAAAGGGGTGCTGACGCCGTTTCTGGCCCTTTGGCGGATCATGTCGCAAGACCTGGGCGAAGGCCAGGGGGAGTACGGCTTTGACGCCTACCCGCGGCGGGGAAATCTGGCTCAGGTGCTCGGGAACTTTGAGCAGAACCATGCCCATCGCCTGCGAAACGTCTTCTCCGACTTCCTTGCGTTGCACCGGCGGACGCGCGACATCAGACTCAACGAAAGCTGGGGCACCATTCACGCTGAACTGCGGGACAACACGCGCAAAGACGTGTTTCGCGGTTACCGGGCGGCAGGGGACTACGCCGAAACCCTCAGCCGGATTCTGCCCATCACGCCTTATCCGCTCTGCGAAATGATCGCGGAGATGCTTGAACCCGGGCCGAGGGCGCGGGTGCTGGATCTGGGCTGCGGCAGCGGAATGGGGCTGCTGGCCTTCCTGGAGCGACGTCCCGAACTCCAAGATCCCGTGGGCTGGGAGATCAGCCCGGAACTGGCGAACCTGGCCGCGTGCAACCTGCTCCTGTTCGGCCATGCGCAAGCCGACATCAAGGTCACGGATGTACTTGCCACGCCCTTGACGGAGGCTTTGCCCAATACCGCGAAATTCGATCACGTCATCTGCCACCCGCCGACCGGATACAAAACCTTTCGCAAGGCCGACGTCCGCAAGTACTTGCGGGGCACGTTCGCCGAAACACTCATTGAGCGCGGCTACCAGGAACTGCTTTTCGCGGCCTGCGCCGTTCATCACATGCACCCGACAACCGGCAAGGCCGCCCTGTTCCTGCCCGCCGGCTTTCTCGTCAGCCAGGCCGGACTCAATTTGCGCCGACATGTTGTTGACTCCAATATCCTGGATGCCGTGATGCTCTTGCCAAGTTCCATGACGCCCATGCTTGCCTCCAGGCAGGCCCTCGTCATCCTGAACAGGCAGCGGACGCATGAGGCCGTGTTGCTTTTCGATCCCGGCGAAGAGGATGTACCGGCCAAACAGATGATCCAGGATTATCGCAGGCTCGCATCCGGACATGTTTCCAGTCAGTCCAGACTGGTCGGACTAGAAGACGTCAAATCCCGGAACTACAACCTCAACCCCCTGGCCTACGCGGATCAGGGGCAATCCGCCCATGACAAAAAGAACAACCTGGACGAACTTGAACGGGCATATCTGACCAGAAAAGAAGCGGCCGAGCGTGCCGAAAAGGCCTTGCAAGAAGCCTTGGAAAAGCTTGCCCCGTCGGGGCTCTGA
- a CDS encoding universal stress protein, with translation MSSIKRILCAVDFSSVSEKVADCAKSLAKPLGAEVVCIHVVPSGTIYADFGIPMNSMETFCTTMVSEGEKTLAEFMERHFSDMNHRAKVTCGDFSEEILNCAKEEQADMIVMGTHGRKGMDRLLFGSVAEKVLRQAPCPVVAVRPS, from the coding sequence ATGTCGAGCATCAAGAGGATTTTGTGCGCGGTGGATTTCTCATCCGTCAGCGAAAAGGTGGCGGACTGCGCGAAATCTCTGGCCAAGCCATTGGGTGCGGAAGTCGTCTGCATCCATGTGGTCCCGTCCGGAACCATTTACGCCGACTTCGGTATCCCGATGAACTCCATGGAAACATTCTGCACGACCATGGTTTCGGAAGGGGAAAAGACCCTGGCGGAATTCATGGAGCGCCATTTCAGCGACATGAACCATCGAGCCAAAGTGACCTGCGGCGACTTTTCCGAGGAAATCCTGAATTGCGCCAAGGAAGAGCAGGCTGACATGATCGTGATGGGCACCCACGGACGCAAGGGCATGGATCGTCTGTTGTTCGGCTCTGTGGCCGAAAAGGTGCTTCGCCAAGCCCCTTGCCCGGTGGTGGCGGTGCGCCCCAGCTAA
- a CDS encoding peptidylprolyl isomerase: MDNPFVLVETNLGDLLIELYPDKAPRTVANFLQHVDDKHYDGTIFHRVARGFVIQGGGYDRGLNKKPTLPPIPNEAKGGLSNVKDSVAMARAPEKDSAMDEFFINAADNGPDLDHQDDSDEGFGYAVFGQVVEGSDVVKKINWKVVKATEDFPELPRDEVYIISARRFE; this comes from the coding sequence ATGGACAATCCCTTCGTCCTCGTCGAAACCAACTTGGGCGATCTGCTCATTGAACTGTATCCGGACAAGGCCCCGCGAACCGTGGCCAACTTCCTGCAACACGTCGACGACAAGCATTACGACGGGACCATCTTTCACCGGGTGGCGCGAGGATTCGTCATCCAGGGCGGCGGGTACGACAGAGGGCTGAACAAGAAACCCACCCTGCCTCCCATCCCCAACGAGGCCAAGGGCGGTCTTTCCAACGTCAAGGACAGCGTTGCCATGGCCCGAGCGCCGGAGAAGGATTCCGCCATGGATGAATTCTTCATCAATGCCGCGGATAACGGGCCGGACCTGGACCACCAGGACGACTCCGACGAAGGCTTCGGCTACGCGGTCTTCGGCCAGGTGGTGGAAGGCTCGGACGTGGTCAAGAAGATCAACTGGAAGGTGGTCAAAGCCACGGAAGACTTCCCGGAGCTGCCCAGGGACGAAGTATATATTATTTCCGCCCGGCGCTTCGAATGA